In one window of Frigoriglobus tundricola DNA:
- a CDS encoding class I SAM-dependent methyltransferase: MPLRDLPVTVIPTALPGPAARLIREADRRIDRFQSECRVPAFVPCDYAAAFAVLHALAGGPHLRGRRFCEWGSGFGVVVGLAALLDFDACGIEIEEALVAEARQLADDFDLPVEFAHGSFVPRGAEGRVHAAGTYSWLTTEGDYAYDDLDLEVSDLDLVFAYPWPDEEAVVCELFDHYAGPGAILATYHGSAEFRLKRKVGRKKRRN; the protein is encoded by the coding sequence ATGCCACTTCGCGACCTGCCCGTGACCGTTATCCCGACCGCTCTACCCGGCCCGGCCGCGCGGCTCATCCGCGAAGCGGACCGGCGGATCGACCGGTTCCAGTCGGAGTGCCGCGTGCCCGCGTTCGTGCCGTGCGACTACGCCGCCGCGTTCGCGGTGCTCCACGCGCTGGCCGGCGGCCCGCACCTCCGCGGCCGGCGGTTCTGCGAGTGGGGCAGCGGCTTCGGCGTCGTCGTGGGGCTGGCCGCGCTGCTCGACTTCGACGCGTGCGGGATCGAGATCGAGGAGGCGCTGGTGGCGGAGGCCCGCCAACTGGCGGACGATTTCGACCTCCCGGTGGAGTTCGCGCACGGGAGCTTCGTGCCGCGCGGCGCGGAGGGGCGCGTCCACGCCGCGGGAACGTACTCGTGGCTGACCACCGAGGGCGATTACGCCTACGACGACCTCGATCTCGAGGTGAGCGACCTCGACCTGGTGTTCGCGTACCCGTGGCCGGACGAGGAAGCGGTGGTCTGCGAACTGTTCGACCACTACGCCGGGCCGGGGGCGATCCTCGCCACCTATCACGGGAGCGCGGAGTTCCGGCTCAAGCGCAAGGTGGGCCGGAAGAAGCGGCGAAACTGA